tatattaaacTTTCAAGCAAGTAAGAACCCTTATTTTCAGTTTATCTTGTAGGgcaaaaatgctatttttcttgcctaatttatACTATTGTAATGAAAATTGATATCATATTcaagttctttgaaaatttttctacATAAATTCACATTATTAGTATTAGTAGGCCTATTGGttctttataaatcattttaataattacatccaaaaatagaaaaaagattgaggtcattttcttatttatggtTAGAAATGTATTGTTATaacataaaagtaataaaattctgAGTATCTCCCCTATACTTTCACaatacagtaaaaatataaaaataagtcttagtttaaagaaaagttatttgaaaCTTGGGGTAATTTCAGTGGATTGGATTGAGTTAATTTTTCCTCAAGTATtaagaaaggatatttttaaggaaataaatattacagagaaaatGTTTGAACTACTTCAGAATGAACTTTTCAAACATAACTTACATGGATATTGTTTGTGCTaattaaatattaactcattattttttgaaaaagtttcgCTTTTTGCTGTAAACCAGgataaaaacattttgctaattcACTCCAGTTTGTGTCTACTTTATTATCATTAATTACTCTTTTCTATAGTTCTTTTAACAGTGAACAATTGCTTATAGGATTATAAGCTACTTTGGAATAAGATGggggtattgttttgttttttaaagattttatttattttagaaagagagtgtgtgcgcaagcagaggggtagagggggagaatctcaagcagactccccacagagcacagagcccaaaaagggcttgatcccagggccctaagatcatgacctaagccgaaatcaggagtcagatgcttaaccctattgagccacgcaggcgcccctggaataagatagttttaaaattattttcttactggCATACAGCCTATGCTGAGCTATATGAGcacttctttgttgattttccttAACACTGTCAAGttaatttcatcttaaaaatggtTATTTGACAGTGTGTCTCAGCACACAGCTGGCATTTTGGGACAGAATAGTTCTTCATTCTCATGCATTACAAGATTTTAGCATTCTTACTCATCGTTCTAGGTACCAATAGCGCTCTCTAGTCATTGACAGTTGAAAAATGCTCCCATACTTTTCCAGATACCTACTAGGAGTTGATAACATTGAAAACTACTGATTATGTATAAGATTTAAATTTATTAGTTTAGATCAGTAAAGCTATATTCTCcagattcatttttaataagttgTTTAAATTTAATCCATTAACGTATggtatattttattagtttcagaggtagagtttagtgattcatcatttgcataccaacacccagtgctcttacATCAAggagtaccctccttaatgcccatcacccagttaccccatccctccagcaacccacagtttgtttcctgtagttaagagtcttttatggtttgtctccctctctgatttcgtctgattttattcttccctctcttcccctatgatcatctgtcttgtttcttaacttccacatatgagtgaaatcataagattattgtctttctctgactgactttttcacttagtataataccctctagttccatccacatcattgcaaatggtaagatttcattttttgatgactaatattcctgtgtgtgtgtgtgtgtgtgtgtgtgttttaattttccctttgcttccttcTAGTAATCCACCTAACTCCCAGCCTGCTTCATACCAGAGGCGACTTTTAGTTACTAGGTCTGGCAGGAAAATTAAAGGAAGAGGACCGAGGGTAGGTGATTCTTTTCCCAGAAATCTTAATAATATGGCATTTATCGTAAATAATTTTAGAGTGtttcttaaatattgttttatatgtaaGTAACTAAAATTTAGAGTAGATACAGATACTGAATTATATGTTCTCTTTTTATAGTAACTTCTCTGTGTTGGTACTTCCAAACTGAAAATACATGGGATGTTAATAGATTTTACATGTACGTGGTATAAAATAAGATCAGTGTCTTTCTTGTGCCTCCTTGTTACTTCCTAACCATTATATCTCtaatcttgtttaaaaattaataaaaattaacccTGTTCCtatatttcatcttctttctctttgggaTTCTCCCCATTGGAATATCTTCTTgtgttttcaaaactttttagaAATGTGGCTATACTTggtatattatttcttcttattcattTCTAAACCATTTCAGTGCATCTTCTACCATTCTGCTGAAAGTAGCATTTGCTGTATGGTTGGCTACATGTCACGAAATCCAGTGGCTTTGTCTTACTTAATCTCCTTCCTTGTAGTACTCTTTCCACTTGCTTctgtcatattttctttctgtctctggccaGTCTATTTTGAATGTCCACTGCCATTTCACACTCTTACACCTGGCCTTTAATATAGTAGTACCTCAGGGTTCCAACTCTTCTAACTCTGCATATGTTCCTTGGGCAGTCTCATCACTCCCACAGCTTCAGTGTCTAACCTGTATGTTGATAAGTTTCAAATGCTCATTTGCTTTTCTGGTGCCAAGACTTACTTAACAGCCAGCTAGTTGCTTAACAGACACCTCAGACTCGGTGTATATAATGTTGAGCATAAGCTCTTCCTCTTCAGAACTGATCCTCCTTTAGGTTCCTGCTCTTGCTGATAGACACCACCACCTGTGCAGTTACTTAAAGCCCAagaaccattttatttctttcctttcctaccTTGTATATCTTATCCAACACCAAATCCCGTCATTTCAACCTTCTAAATACTTTGAAATCCATCTGTTTCTCCAGTTCCGCTCCCACCACCTTAATTCAATTTACCTTTGTATATTCTCTGAACTATAAATGGCCTCTTAACTGTTCTCATTgcaattctcaaacttttttgtCTTAGAATCTCTCTTTACACTCTTTTacgctttttttttctttctaaatgcgggacttgaactcacaaccttgagatcaaaacctgagctgaaaccgagttggatgcttgactgacccacccaggtgccccagaatctctttacactcttaaaaattattgaggattcAAAGGAGCTTTTGTGATATGGGTTATATCCATcgatatttataattttagaaattaaaaccaagaactatttaaaatacaaaaatatataagcacACATTCCATTAGCTATGAAAGAAGAGATACTAAAATGTCGTGTAGTCTGAAAAACTCAACTGTATAATAATGAAAGAGtgaaagtgaaaaaggcaaataacatgatacaatgaaaatagttttgacttcaCAGATCCCCTGAGTCTTGGGATCCCTGGACtacattttgagaatcactgatagaattctttctttaaacagCATTCAGAATGGTCATTTAAAAGCGAGAATGTCATTCCTTTGCCATCAATTGTAAGATAAATCCAGAATTGTTACATGGCCTATGAGACAAAATCTAGTCCTTGCTTACCTCATCAGTATTATCTAGTATtactttccctggcagtttttaTCTTAAGCCATACTGATCTATCTTGTGGTCATTTCTAAAAAGTGCGATGTTTTTTCCTGTCTCGGGACCTTCAAATAAGATATTTCTTATGCTTCACATATTCTTCCTTATCCATCCATCCTCACACTTTCACCTTCTTTTCCTTACCTTTGCCTATGCAACTCTTTGTACATGTTCGTTAGCTGTTAGTTTTTAAGTATCATTTAACTTTCTCTGTACTAGGCCAGATCTTTGTTATACATTCTCTGAGCACCTGGTACTTCTTTTACGCTGATTTTAATTGTACCTGATTTGTGCTTGTGAATATCTGTGATTATATATCTAAGGAAGGTTCTTGTAGCCTTATAGAATTCAGGTTTCAAAAGAGCAAAATTGAGATAAGTCTTGGCACACTAATGTTTCTGCAACACATGATAGAGCAGTTGGCCATTTCAAGAGCTgagtaaatattggttgaataaatgaacattaTGCATTTACTCAGTTTTTCTCCTAATATGGGGTATTTGCTTTGAAACATCAAGAATACTTATTTCCAAATTGAAACTTGGCAACTTGTAAGGGTTCCTATACCTGTTATGCTCCAGTAGCATCACTTAAGTAGGACCGTTCTGTAGAGAGGACATGGGTGGCTAGTTTGTGTGGTTAATGCTTTTTACTTGGAATTTATAGTATGAGTGAGTGTTCAAAGTATTTTTGCCTCACTGGTTTCATACctgaaaattaggaaattttagttattttagaggGTATAGAAATATCAGACATTTTATTTGAACCTGGAAATGTATAAGCTACAGCTGTGATTGTaatgcttttgtatttttaggaggttaatatttttctcattttatttttttaagcgtTACCGAACTCCTTCTAGATCCAGATCAAGGGATCGTTTCAGACGTAGTGAAACTCCTCCACATTGGAGGCAAGAGATGCAGAGAGCACAAAGAATGAGGGTATCAAGTGGTGAAAGATGGATCAAAGGAGATAAGTAAGATTTACctatattatttcaaatgtaaacAATTGTACataaagttgttttatttttagccatttcacttgtttctgaatattttttaaatatgtggaaTACCATTTTGGCTAATAATGGACATCAtgctttttctaataaaatttccaaaaagtgtttttttctccttattttttagGAGcgagttaaatgaaataaaagaaaatcaaagaagtcCAGttagagtgaaagagaaaaaggtaacTGATCACAGGCATGTGTCTGAGAGtccaaacagaaaaaatgaaaaggaaaagaaagttaaagacCACAAATCTAACAGCAAAGAGAGAGACATCAgaagaaactcagaaaaagatgataagtataataaaaacaaagtgaagaaaagggccaaaTCTAAAAGTAGGAGTAAGAGCAAAGAGAAGTCAAAGAGTAAAGAAAGAGATACAAAGCATAATAGACATGAAGAAAAGAGGATGAGGTCAAGGAGTAAAGAAAGGGATCATGAgattgttaaagaaaaagaaaagtctgattCTAAAGGAAAAGATCAGGAAAGGAGTAGAAGTAAAGAGAAGGCTAAACAATTAGAATCAAAAAGTAGTGAGCATGATCATAATAAAAGTAAGGAAAAGGATAGACGTGTACAGTCTAGAAGTAGAGAACGCGATATAACTAAAGGCAAGCACAGCTACAATAGTAGAACAAGGGAACGAAGCAGAAGTAGGGACAGGAGCAGAAGAGTGCGATCTAGAAGCCATGACCGAGATCGCAGCAGGAGCAAGGAGTaccatagatacagagaacaggaGTACAGGAGAAGAGGAAGGTCACGAAGCCGAGAGAGAAGAGCAACACCAGGAAGATCAAGAAGTAAAGataggagaaggaggaggagagattcACGGAgctcagagagagaagaaagtcaaagcagaaacaaagaaaaatatagaaaccaAGACAGTAAGAGttcacacagaaaagaaaattctgaggGTGAGAAGAGAATGTACTCTAAAAATCGTGATCATAATAGCTcaaataatagggaaaaaaaggttGATAGAGATCAAAGtccattctcaaaaataaaacaaagtagtCAGGACAATGAATTAAAGTTCTCCACATTGAAAAATAAGGAGGATGAGAAGACCAGAGCCtcagtggaaaaagaaaaccaaaaatcaaaggGTCAAGAAAATGACCAcatacatgataaaaataaaaaatttgatcaTGAATCAAGCCCTGGAACAGATGAAGACAAAAGTGGATGAGTGAGTTGTGTAAACTTATTTCCATTCTGCTCAAATTTTAAGTTTTAGAGACTTGCTGATGAATCTCCTTTatgttgttttcctctttccattgtttttgggttttatgtttgtcctttttttttttttttaatgtggactTTATTGAGTTGATCTTTTGATAATCTGCAACCTGGATAATTTGTACTGCTAAAGTTTTAATAAacttgaaatgagaaaaacacttTGGTGTAATACTGTGTGCTGTGTCTAACTAGTTCATGTATGCATTTTTGTGTTGCAACAATCAGCAGGTAGTAAATGTGCTATTTTACATCCCAGTTTGTGTGATCAGCCAGTTAAAAACAAGCATAACTGATTGTTGGAATACATTGTTACAGCAGCTTGTGTTTCTCATGAATAGAGTAACTTTAGAAGCCACTAGATAGAAGAAATCTTGTATAGATTTTCTGATTGCATTTAAATAGAGGCTTGCAGCAGCAACAGCTTTTAATTAACACAGAAAAGCAGGATCCTAATAACTTAGATCTTAAGTCATCACTTTTGATTTTATAGTAATTTGTGCTTTAAAATAGTTACTTATATTGTACTGCCTGTATTATTCTTTATAATTCCACTCATAGCTTGATTCATCCTAATATTTTTCCTGCctagttttgttttacttaactGTCTACAAAAATAGTTGAGTACTTTTTTCAGTTGATGTACTGATTGAGTTTGACTTGCTGTTATACAGCATCTGACAGGAACTATACCTTGGAAGATCAGATTGTAATTCTCAGTTCTGTGTTGCTTTGGGTCTGAAGAGATGAAATTTTTGCTTTGGGGagcattgttttataattattatcattacctttctctaaaatgaagatatttttatcaCTAAAACATACCACTTGTGCAGGTCTTTAAGTTAGATTCTAAAAATTGTTAGTATTGACATACTAACTTCCAAGATTTCTCTTTTGGCCACTGATCTATATAGAGTTGAGTGTTAACTCTGCATGgttcttgttttggttttgtttttttaacttgagCTGACTTCTCTCTCATAGTTGTACGTTTCAAATGGCAAGAAAATGCATCTTTTCTATATATGTATCACAATAGGGTATAGCATGTTTATGACTCTGGTTTATTTCTATTCAGATGGCTTTATACCATTACTGTTAACATTATTTTAGCTTGGCATGTGCAACATAGCCACATAGAGTAGAGTAGAAAGTTGCAAAATTTGATAGCTTAAGGAGTTAAACAGTAAAAGATACCCAAAGTCCATTTAGAATTTTGTGTGTTGTATATTGCTATTTTTGTGATGTGTGGccttttttctgtaatttcccttctaaataaaatattgaacatCCAGCAAACACAAAACCTGCCTTATTTGAGAAGAAATTTCAGAATTCCAATTAATAGTAGACTTTAGAGTGTTTTGTACTTTCATATTTGTCAGTGTAGTGTCAACTCTCTTACCAAGGTAGCTTCTTGGTAAACCCAGTAACTACTCAGTGCTGTTTGTACTGAGCAAAGCAGTGCCTAACATAATACTTCCCATTATTGATTAATATAGTAATGAACATTTGGCATTGTGGTAGCTGTTATAACAAATAATAGGTAATGATTATAAGATTGTTTGGAATATCTTGAAGCAAATAATCCACAATGaagtctttctaaatttttttcctgatgataaaaGTGGTAGATGTTTATGATAATCTAGGGTGATTGATTCCTTAGAGACTTTGG
This window of the Ailuropoda melanoleuca isolate Jingjing chromosome 2, ASM200744v2, whole genome shotgun sequence genome carries:
- the PPIG gene encoding peptidyl-prolyl cis-trans isomerase G codes for the protein MGIKVQRPRCFFDIAINNQPAGRVVFELFSDVCPKTCENFRCLCTGEKGTGKSTQKPLHYKSCLFHRVVKDFMVQGGDFSEGNGRGGESIYGGFFEDESFAVKHNKEFLLSMANRGKDTNGSQFFITTKPTPHLDGHHVVFGQVISGQEVVREIENQKTDAASKPFAEVRILSCGELIPKSKAKKEEKKRHKSSSSSSSSSDSDSSSDSQSSSDSSDSESASEEKAKKRKKKHRKNSRKHKKEKKKRKKSKKSASSESETENLEAQPQSTVRPEEIPPIPENRFLMRKSPPKADEKERKNRERERERECNPPNSQPASYQRRLLVTRSGRKIKGRGPRRYRTPSRSRSRDRFRRSETPPHWRQEMQRAQRMRVSSGERWIKGDKSELNEIKENQRSPVRVKEKKVTDHRHVSESPNRKNEKEKKVKDHKSNSKERDIRRNSEKDDKYNKNKVKKRAKSKSRSKSKEKSKSKERDTKHNRHEEKRMRSRSKERDHEIVKEKEKSDSKGKDQERSRSKEKAKQLESKSSEHDHNKSKEKDRRVQSRSRERDITKGKHSYNSRTRERSRSRDRSRRVRSRSHDRDRSRSKEYHRYREQEYRRRGRSRSRERRATPGRSRSKDRRRRRRDSRSSEREESQSRNKEKYRNQDSKSSHRKENSEGEKRMYSKNRDHNSSNNREKKVDRDQSPFSKIKQSSQDNELKFSTLKNKEDEKTRASVEKENQKSKGQENDHIHDKNKKFDHESSPGTDEDKSG